The Tripterygium wilfordii isolate XIE 37 chromosome 5, ASM1340144v1, whole genome shotgun sequence genome window below encodes:
- the LOC119999129 gene encoding uncharacterized protein LOC119999129, producing MDVSEENIEVDVTNEFSTDMVSNSRQSLIEWVQNAGRNLGFVIVMKMSEIGGFGRRHKLLLQCKHGGTYKSKKTSTMLVGTKEMECPFRVKGLKLNTYDDWMNLVKPLNILYTLKNRDPNSMSTINIIYNARQKFRTAEKVGSLKLLRAFQYVLLMDATCKTNTFRISLFEIVGVISTKMTSCIVFVFLQSKKEDNYTWALNCLRSTMDEYTTPRVIVTDRDLTLMRSCAQVFLKAMKLLCTWHIDRVVIANYKKSFQDKQSWDAFYSMWHTLLESETKNAYLYNLSALEVNLQKYLKVVNCIKDEWLTPYKEMFISAWRDTYMQFGNVTTNRVESQHSKLKRYLGTSQSDLELAVSSIHQLLQDDDIDCSVELQIFIEQFKHQSRLDKVSLLRKLRELINPSITTLLQLVVKTNIHGRPSSKKKVHRSTHGNPSAFEFVQHDLNHSQEPSRHSCSSEPGRHSCSSLYSTPPLPTQTISISSLVNHEQVYLSQFPPTLHPYIMFVKDVRADENCGFQAIVGLLGFDEDAWMHVHQNLIVELRTFWTEHADIFGDYYRACSIYNSLNF from the exons ATGGATGTGAGTgaagaaaatattgaagttgatgttacaaatgaattttccaCCGACATG GTATCCAATTCACGTCAATCGCTAATTGAATGGGTTCAAAATGCTGGACGCAATTTGggatttgttattgttatgaAAATGTCAGAGATTGGTGGATTTGGGAGGAgacacaaattattgttacaatgtAAACATGGGGGCACCTACAAAAGTAAGAAAACCTCCACAATGTTAGTTGGCACAAAAGAAATGGAATGTCCATTTAGAGTGAAAGGGTTGAAATTGAACACAtatgatgattggatg AATTTGGTTAAGCCACTAAACATCTTGTATACGTTGAAGAACAGGGATCCGAATAGCATGTCcactattaatattatatacaaTGCACGTCAGAAGTTTCGGACTGCAGAGAAAGTTG GCTCGTTGAAACTATTGCGTGCATTCCAGTATGTGTTACTGATGGATGCTACCTGTAAAACTAACACGTTCAGGATATCTCTATTTGAGATTGTCGGTGTGATTTCAACGAAGATGACATCTTGCATTGTATTTGTATTCTTGCAATCTAAAAAAGAGGACAATTATACTTGGGCATTGAATTGTTTGCGGTCAACAATGGATGAATACACTACTCCAAGAGTAATTGTCACCGATAGAGATTTGACGTTGATGAGGTCGTGTGCCCAAGTGTTTCTCAAGGCGATGAAACTGCTCTGTACATGGCACATCGACAGAGTTGTTATAGCCAACTACAAAAAATCATTTCAAGACAAGCAATCTTGGGATGCATTCTACTCCATGTGGCACACATTACTGGAATCAGAAACAAAAAATGCGTATCTGTACAATTTATCTGCTCTTGAGGTAAATTTACAAAAGTACTTGAAGGTCGTGAATTGTATTAAAGATGAATGGTTGACaccatataaggagatgttcaTATCCGCCTGGAGAGATACGTATATGCAATTCGGAAATGTGACAACTAACAGAGTTGAGAGTCAGCATTCTAAGTTGAAACGATACTTGGGCACATCACAATCGGACTTGGAGTTAGCAGTGTCATCTATTCATCAACTCCTCCAAG ATGATGATATCGATTGTAGTGTCGAGCTACAAATATTCATAGAACAATTTAAGCATCAGTCAAGGCTTGATAAAGTCAGTCTACTAAGGAAGTTAAGGGAGCtaattaatccatcaataaCTACACTTCTTCAATTGGTTGTTAAGACAAATATTCATGGACGTCcctcctcaaagaagaaagtaCATAGATCTACTCATGGTAATCCATCTGCATTTGAGTTCGTTCAGCATGATTTGAACCATTCTCAGGAACCAAGCAGGCATAGTTGTTCATCA gAACCAGGTAGACATAGTTGTTCATCTCTCTACAGTACTCCACCACTCCCTACACAAACGATTTCAATATCGAGCTTAGTTAACCATGAGCAAGTATATCTTAGTCAGTTCCCACCTAcattgcatccttacattatgttTGTAAAAGATGTAAGAGCTGATGAAAATTGTGGCTTTCAGGCTATTGTTGGGTTGCTTGGTTTTGACGAGGATGCATGGATGCACGTCCATCAAAACTTGATTGTCGAGTTGAGAACATTCTGGACAGAGCATGCAGATATATTTGGTGATTATTATCGAGCATGTTCCAtttacaactcactgaacttctgA